A stretch of the Lonchura striata isolate bLonStr1 chromosome 17, bLonStr1.mat, whole genome shotgun sequence genome encodes the following:
- the KCNK15 gene encoding potassium channel subfamily K member 15, with the protein MKRQNLRTAALILCIFSYLLVGAAVFDALESEAESGRKRLLEQKRGELRRKYRFSADDYRELERLVLQAEPHRAGRQWKFAGSFYFAITVITTIGYGHAAPGTDAGKVFCMFYAILGIPLTLVMFQSLGERMNTVVRLLLKKIKKCLGMRTTHVSMENMVLVGFLSCMGTLCIGAAAFSYFEGWTFFHAYYYCFITLTTIGFGDFVALQKNEALQKKPPYVAFSFMYILVGLTVIGAFLNLVVLRFLTMNSEDERRDAEERASLRRARNNIHLKPKEDSRSSNAIFLPVEDRTSQMNLIPLVQEDAERQRRQSAVSAAEVPSLCTCLCYRPPVCGSPAPSHPETLGCHTNPVYYNSISYKIDEVSLSTRGQTGSSPGSTLSSNSPRCRQHPRLRRKSI; encoded by the exons ATGAAGCGGCAGAACCTGCGCACGGCCGCGCTCATCCTCTGCATCTTCTCCTACCTGCTGGTGGGCGCCGCGGTCTTCGATGCTCTGGAGTCGGAGGCGGAGAGCGGCCGCAAGCGGCTGCTGGAGCAGAAGCGCGGGGAGCTGCGGAGGAAGTACCGCTTCTCCGCCGACGATTACCGGGAGCTGGAGCGGCTGGTGCTGCAGGCCGAGCCGCACCGCGCCGGTCGCCAGTGGAAGTTCGCCGGCTCCTTCTACTTCGCCATCACGGTCATCACCACCATCG GTTATGGGCACGCTGCCCCAGGCACAGACGCTGGCAAAGTCTTCTGCATGTTCTACGCCATCCTGGGCATCCCCCTGACGCTGGTCATGTTCCAGAGCCTGGGGGAGCGCATGAACACCGTCGTGCGGCTACTGCTCAAGAAGATCAAGAAGTGTCTGGGCATGAGGACAACCCATGTCTCCATGGAGAACATGGTCCTGGTGGGCTTTCTGTCCTgcatgggcaccctgtgcatCGGCGCCGCAGCCTTCTCTTATTTCGAGGGCTGGACTTTCTTCCATGCCTATTACTACTGCTTCATAACCTTGACCACTATTGGCTTCGGAGACTTTGTGGCTCTGCAGAAGAACGAGGCTTTGCAGAAGAAGCCCCCGTACGTGGCTTTCAGCTTCATGTACATCCTGGTGGGCCTGACCGTCATCGGCGCCTTCCTCAACCTGGTGGTGCTGCGCTTCCTGACCATGAACTCGGAGGACGAGCGGCGCGACGCCGAAGAGCGAGCCTCGCTGAGGAGAGCCCGCAACAACATCCACCTCAAGCCAAAGGAGGACAGCCGCAGCAGCAATGCCATTTTTCTCCCTGTGGAGGACAGGACGAGCCAGATGAACCTGATCCCGCTGGTGCAGGAGGACGCGGAGAGGCAGCGGCGCCAGTCGGCCGTCTCGGCGGCCGAGGTGCCGTCCTTGTGCACCTGCCTGTGCTACAGACCCCCGGTGTGCGGCAGCCCGGCGCCCTCCCACCCCGAGACCCTCGGCTGCCACACCAACCCTGTCTATTACAACTCCATTTCCTACAAAATCGATGAGGTGTCCCTGAGCACGCGGGGTCAGACCGGTTCCTCCCCGGGGAGCACTTTGTCTTCCAACAGCCCTCGCTGCCGGCAGCACCCCCGGCTGCGGAGGAAATCCATCTAG